One Algoriphagus sp. Y33 genomic window, GTGTATAGCAGATACACGTAAGCTCTAATAGCTATTCGCTAGGTTGTCAAGAGCAGTAAGTAAACAGTGGTATAGGCAAAAAGGGAAGCCTATTGGATGTTATTATATTCGGAAAACCTGAATTACAAGATGTAATCGATTTGGCGAAATAGTTGAAAAGCGCCCACGGTAAAGCAAGCGGATGTTTGCGATATGAAATAGGTAGCCCAATAAAAGGGTACAAAAAATAGCAGTAAAGTAGTTGCTGTATTCTACGAATTTCTTGAAGGGGACAAGAGCGTCGTCCTTCTCTTCGATTTCGAAGATGTTTAAGTTCTCATTCTCCGATGTATGACCTGCAGAACCTTTTTTGATTACGGATTCGTGGTGGCCGTTTGAGCTAAACAAACCGGAATCCGTAGCGGACACATCATCCAAGGCATATACTTGACTATATCCACTTGAGAAGAGGATAGATAGTGCTAGTATAAGTCTGGTTATCAATTGTGTCATTAGAGTGCGAAATAATACAATCTACAATTGATAGACAAGAGAAGCTTATTAATTTTTGTGAAATTGGGATGAACTACAAATTCTCCCCTTATGGGGTTGTCAATTTGGATTGACTAGTCTAGCTACCTGTTAATCTGAGGTAAGACTGTTTTCAAACAGTTGAACACCATTATAAAAGGTTGGTGTATCGGCTTATCTCCCCACAGACCCGGTAATTTATTTGTTTACCTTTTTTATTTATCCAAGACTAAGTAGCAGAATCAAGTTTAACTAGACGAAAATATGCTATGTACATTTTAAGGATAAAGAAGATAGTATGGACAGCTGCTATCCTGCTTGTAGGGGGATTTGTTTCTCCGATCCGCGCACAAATAAAGGAAAGAGTAGTAGAGCGTGCAAAGGAATCTACCACCAATAAAGCCGAGCGGACAGTGGATGAAACCATTGAATCTGTTGGAGACGGGATCGTCAATGGAGTAAAGGGGATTTTTACTAAAAAAGGTAAAAAGAATAAAAACAACAATGATAATCAGTCTAGTGGGATGGATTCTGACGATGGGCAGGGGATGAACGGTGAGTATGGCGCTGAAGATTGGGTGGATGAGCAAAGCCGGGGGGAGATGGATTCGGAGATGCACTCAGAAGGTTCCCCGAGTTTGTCTAAATATACCAAATTTTCCTTTGTGCAGGGTGAAGAAATCATCGCTTATGATGATTTTATGCAGGACAAAGTAGGGGATCTACCTGCTTCATGGATTACCACAGGAACGGCGGAAATTGTCAGTTTTGACAGCTTGGAAGGCAACTGGGTATGGTTTAGCAAAACCTCCGGAAACTTTATTCCAGAGTATTTGAAAGATTTTCCTGAAAACTTCACCTTGGAGTTTGACCTGATGTATGACTTTGATTTTGGGACATTTAGTTCTTCCCGAAACCTAATGTTGGTCTTCACGGATATCGTCAACCCTGAAGCAAATATTGGCTGGAATGGAAATGGGGATTATTTTAATCTACAGAAATTATCGGACAACTATTTGGGAATTCAGTTTTCTGGCAACAGTCATGACGGTGGCCCCTATATAATTGCTAAGAAAGCAGTTCATACCGAAAAGGGATTGAATTTCAGAAATGATTTCAATGCTAAGCACCTGATCAATGCCGAAGGAGCCAACAAACCAATCCATATCTCTATTTCCCGTATGGGCAGGCGTGTTCAGGTATTTGCCAATGAAGAGAAAGTACTTGATCTGACAGCAGCATTTCAGAAAGATGTAAAACTCAGCAGCGCCCGCTTCTTTGTTGCAAATTCTGCTGATGGGGACAATTACTACCTCAGCAATATCCGATATGCGGTAGGACAACCGGATACCCGAAACAAACTTCTGGACAGTGGGACTTACAGTACCTCTGCAATTACGTTCAACTCAGGTTCGGCGGATATCAAACCTGAATCCTATGCTATTCTTAAAGAAATCGCAGATGCTTTGAAATCCGAATCTGGTAAAGCCGTGTCAATCATCGGGCATACCGATAGCGATGGATCAGCGGAACTGAACCAGCGTCTCTCTGAGGAACGTGCAGCTGCTGTAAGGATGGCATTGCAAAATGAATTTGGTGTAAGCAATACTATGGAAACGTCCGGAAAAGGTGCTACGGAGCCAGTAGCTGAGAACAATACACCGACAGGCAAAGCGAATAACAGACGGGTTGAGTTTATCCTTAACTGATTCCATTATCTTCCAATAGATCTAAGCTCCGATGTTCAAATTATACATGTTCGCCTAATCAACCTTAAGTGATTATTGTAAATAACTTTTAAAACCAATGAAAAATAAAAAAATAGTAGTTGCGCTGTTAAGTTTATCAACTCTCCTGATTTTATCCAATTGCAAAGAAAAGGAGGAGCCTGTCACTGATTATTCCCAGTTTATGATGGGAGAATGGACCATCTCTGAGATTTTCACGTTGTCTGGTGAGCCCGAAATTATCGATGATTGCAATCGCGAAACTACCTATAATTTCATGGCAGGTGGAGTACTTAATGTCAATCCCCGTGCAACTGCAAGTGATGGAAACAGCACTTATTGTGCAGCAGTGCTGAATGACGGCTTGGGAGTGGATGTAAATTACTTGATTACAGGGAATAGAATGGAAAGTGAGCTGGGAAATGCCACTCTGGAAAAAATCAGTAACAGTTCCGCAAAGCTTACTTTTGACGAAGAAGAGTTTGGGATAGTGGTGTTGGTGAGGTGATCTAAAATCCCAGTATATAACTTTGGAAAATAGTTAGGAGGAGCATCAGGGGTAACCTTGGTGCTTTTCTTTATTTCTGTCAAAGGCAATTTTATCTGGCTTTTATCTCAACAGCTTCTGTGTCAAAGTGGTATTTGTGTTTCAGTCTTAGACTAGAATCAACCAGCTTTGCCTTTTATCTAAGCGTGTATGTTTTAGTTAGTTGTTAACTGGTCCTTTTAGCTCTGACTCTCCAGCTAATTCCTATTCCCCCCACGATTAAAAGTAAGGCAATTGCTATCATCCAATTGGGTATTCCAGCGTGCCTGATAGGATCGGTATTGCCGGAGACCACCAGCCCTGCCCAGTAAAATGGATGACTCAGCTCCGCATCCGGATTGGCTTTTAGATATTCCCGCTTAGCATTGGCCAGTGAAGTGTTTTTTTTATTTCCTTCCAATAAAGATTGATAAAAAGAGACCATAAGCGATTCTGAACTTTGATCGGGGAGTTGCCAAAGTCCCATGATCAAGCTTGGTACGCCGGCATATGAAAATGCGGTGGCCAAACTTTTTACCCCTTCACCTTTCTTGATCGGGCCATATCCTGTATTGCAAGCACTCAAGGTAGCGAGATCCGCCTGAAGCCGCATATTATAAAGTTCATAAGCATGAAGCCTACTGTCATCGGCAAATACAAAACTGGATTGCTCTCCTTCAAGGTCGTTGACTTCTGCATGCATGGCAAGATGCAAAATTGAATAATCTTTGGCTTTTGCTATGAAGAAACCCTTATCCAGCTTATCTCCCTGATGGATTTCACCTTCCAGTAATTCGGAAATCCGGATAGCTTCTGAGGCGGCACCCGGTAAATCAATGGCTGAATTGCCCCGTAGCAATTCTTTTTCCTGAGTAGTGGAATATTGCGGAGCAAATGCAGCAAAGGAAGCAGTGCTGTTTTTTTCCATTCCTTCCTGTAGCAACCAGAGCGGTAGCGAACCGGAGTAGCTGATGTCATGCTGTGTTACCAGAAATCCGTCGGGCTTACCGGTTGGTGTCAGCGCTTCAAAAGGCACATAGTTTACTATATCATCGGGAATGATCAATAATTGCCTCTGGAAATCAGAATCTATTCCATCAGGAAGGAGATATGCAAACAACTCCGTGGAAGATTCATAAAAAGCTATATCTCTACTCTTCAATCGATCCATTGCCATGGATACTAAAGATCTTAGCTTGGAGGTAGAGCCGAGGCTATGCAGGAGGATTTTGTCCTTCGAAATTTCAAACAGATAAGCAGTAGAGTCTGTCACTAGATATCTCAGAAGGGTCGTTTGCTTGTCTATTGCCTCTTGAACATGGGATAGTTTTACATTGCTTTGACTCAGTCTCAGATATTGGGGAGTGAGTCCTTCCAACATACGCTCCAGAATCCCGAGCTCTTGCTCATGATGATGGAGCTTGGATCTCAAGAAGTCCAGCTGCCCGATCTGAGCGGAATCTTTTTGCAGGCTTAGCAACTGTTCTTTGTAGTGGACAATCAGTTTGCGGTGCTCATCTTCCTTCTGTTGAATAGAATCGGGAACAAGAATGGCTGTTTGGCGTGCATTTTTCATGAACTTCTTCCAATCCTGACTGCTCCTATTGTTTTCCAAGACACCCAATAACTGGCTTAGAGCGACCTCGTCTTCCGGATGTTCTGATCTAAGATGGCATTCCAACAACCCATGCTGGATCTTTGACTGCAGCGATGCTAAGGCATCAGTATATGCACCACCCAGGTAATAGCTGTCCAGCATTTCCATGGCCAATTGAAAAAGATGCTTCGCGGTTTCCAAATCGTGGGATGAAGCCGTACTGTCAAAAAGCGAAAGATAAGTTTCTCCAACGATGGTCAGTCCTGAGATGTAATTTGAATGTACCCGTCCACCAAAATCGACTAACCGAATAGACTGCGGTGAGTTAGACAGACTATCTGATCCAGTCAACATTGCCAATGTCTTACTTCCGTAGTGTTTTGCGCTTTTTAGATCATGTTTTGCGTTGGAGATTTTAGCTGCAATAATAATATAGTCAATCACTTCTCCCTTATGCTGGGAGACGGACATGGCAGAATCAATATATTTTTCGGCACTCGCAGGGTTGTTTTTATCTAGATAAATCAAGGACAGTTTTGCATACGTGTCAGCTACTAAAGAGGAGTGCCCGTGGCTGTCTTTAATTTTCAATGCTTTTTCATAGTAGGAAATCGCACCATCAAGGTCCCCTTTCAAAAAATGGAGTTCTGCCAATTCTTCCTCAGAACTGATCAGATATTTTAGGAACTCTTGAATTCGGGATTGGTCTATTGATGAGACCAGAGATGCGATTGAATCTCTGTAGCTGATGGCCTCATCCAATTGCCCTTTTTGTGTCAGTACATGTAAGTGTTTGTTCCAATAATTCAACATCAAGTGGAGGTTCGGATCATCTTTTTTCTGGGAAATCAACTGATTTTTCTTCCCCCAATTTTCATCTTTATTGACAACTAGTTCTCTGATTTTAGCCAATAATCCTTCCGCTTCATTGAGGTCACCATACCGTAAATTCCAATTGATCAAATTCCCGTAAACCGTCATCAGATAGCTTTGGTCCAATTCCTCAGCTTCTTCCCAGGCTTTTACCGCTTTTTGATAAGTTTGGTACTGCTTATTTGCCAGGCCCAGTAAGCCATAGTTAAATGCCAGATTGTTATAAGTTAGTCCTACCTCTTGGTGGCTTTCTCCATAGAAAGAAATTTGCTTGTCAAGCGCCTGCTCATAAAATT contains:
- a CDS encoding OmpA family protein; the protein is MYILRIKKIVWTAAILLVGGFVSPIRAQIKERVVERAKESTTNKAERTVDETIESVGDGIVNGVKGIFTKKGKKNKNNNDNQSSGMDSDDGQGMNGEYGAEDWVDEQSRGEMDSEMHSEGSPSLSKYTKFSFVQGEEIIAYDDFMQDKVGDLPASWITTGTAEIVSFDSLEGNWVWFSKTSGNFIPEYLKDFPENFTLEFDLMYDFDFGTFSSSRNLMLVFTDIVNPEANIGWNGNGDYFNLQKLSDNYLGIQFSGNSHDGGPYIIAKKAVHTEKGLNFRNDFNAKHLINAEGANKPIHISISRMGRRVQVFANEEKVLDLTAAFQKDVKLSSARFFVANSADGDNYYLSNIRYAVGQPDTRNKLLDSGTYSTSAITFNSGSADIKPESYAILKEIADALKSESGKAVSIIGHTDSDGSAELNQRLSEERAAAVRMALQNEFGVSNTMETSGKGATEPVAENNTPTGKANNRRVEFILN